The region GCTGTGAGCGATGAGCTGTGAGCGATGAGCTGTGAGCGATGAGCTGTGAGCGATGAGCTGTGAGCGATGAGCTGTGAGCGATGAGCTGTGAGCGATGAGCTGTGAGCGATGAGCTGTGGGCACTGAGCAATCGTGAATCGTGAACTGCTGTGGGAGGGCTTCTCCCTTCCGCCGTAAGCTGTAAGCTGTAGGGTGGAAAGGTTAAAGGTGTAAGGGGAACTAGGACACCGTTCCCTTACGGAGCACGGAGCACGGAGCACGGAGCACGACAGCACGCTCTCTTCGCTCTGGTTACTAAGTACAAGGAGGAGTAAGAATGCTACGAACTAATCGCGACAAGTTGGTCTGCATCAGTGTACAGGGGGAGATAACTCACCCTAAGAGCACAGCGCCCTACCGCATCACTACGGAAGGGAATCCCGTTGTTCTGCCCGGTACGGGTGGCATTACCTACAGCCACAAAATCGGTGACAACTGCATGGACCTAGCAGGCGACCACGTGGAGCCGGGCGTAACCACGCAGCGCAGTGTCGAAACCGAAAACAGCGGCTTTAACACGCTTGCCTGTGTGGGAAATACTGCTAAAGTGGTAAGCGGCGACGCCAAAGGTGCGCGCGGCATAGTAACTGGCATGCACGGCGGCTCGGAGCACGTGCTAATCTATTTTGACCAAGGCACGCTGGAGCAGTTGGCGATTGGCGACAAGATTCTCGTCAAGGCCTGCGGGCAGGGCCTGCGTCTATTAGATTTTCCTATGATTAAAGTCATGAATCTTGACCCCGATTTGCTAGGAAAGATGGGCCTTAAAGTAGCGGATGACGGTGTGCTGGAAGTGCCTGTGGCCGTGCAGGTGCCTGCGTACCTAATGGGTTCGGGACTTGGGAGCGTCACAGCCTACCGTGGAGACTACGACATTTCGACGCATGACCAAGCAGCCTATGAGGCGTACAACTTAGGGAAGCTCCGCTTTGGCGACATAGTTGCCTTAATGGACTGCGACACCACCTACGGCAGGGGATACTTAGCAGGCGCGGTTACTATCGGCGTCGTCGTGCACTCAAACTGCGTCCTGTCTGGGCACGGACCCGGAGTAAGCACGCTTCTGACGTGTAAAGAAGCGACAATTCGTCCGGTCCTTGCAGAGAGAGCTAACATTGCAGACTACTTAGGCGTATAGGAGAGAGAGCAGTGCAGGAAACCGCCACCTGTCTAAAGTTCTGGGCCGGGCTCACAAATATCGGGGGGACAGTCATCTCCGTGGAGCACGGCCCTTACCGCTTGGTGTTTGATTTTGGCTTAAGCTACGCCCCGGGAAACATCGCGAGCGACAAACAAGTACGTTTGCGCCCCGGACGACTCGTACACGACTACCTGTGCCTAGATATGGTCGCGCCCTTACCCGGCGTCTACCGCAGTAAGGATCTCTACGATTCCCCGCACATCTTATCGGCGGCGGAGAGCCCATGGCAGACAATTGTCCTCATCTCCCATTTGCACCTTGACCATATGGGTGCAATGGGATTAGTTGACGAGAGCATCCCGATTTATCTTACCGCAGAGTCCTTGGAACTGTACCAAGCGCTCAGTGCGATTGGCGAGGGCGTGGACGGCGCGAGGGAATATAGCGCCTGTCAGTTTGGTGTACCCCTAACGCACGGCCCTTTCGTAGTTACACCGCTTCGCGTGGACCACGACATCAGTGGCGCGTGTTCGTTTCACATTCGCACACCCCATGGCAACCTCCTCTACACGGGGGATTATCGCCTCTACGGCACAGTGCCGCCTATATCGCCGCATTGGCTCAAGCAGGCCGAGGGTCTGGGGGTGGATGTGCTTATTTCCGAGGGGACGACATTGCGTGCGCCTGCAGAAGGAGAGAGCGTAAGAATCGCGGGAGACGGTACCTTGCCTGATACACTGACGACAGAAGACATGCTGCCGGAGAAACTGCGCATAATCCTAAGCAACACAGAGCTGGCATTCTTTAATATTTACCACCGCAATTTGCGGCGACTTGCCATGATTCTTGATGCCGGCAAGGCCACCGCTCGCACCGTGGTCTTGGAGCCCGAAACTGCGTATCTGGCACGTATGCTACTAGCACGCGGGGATTTTCTTGAGACTACGGAAGTCTCTGCGTCTCTAGTCAGGGAAAACCCGGCGCAGTATCTAATTCAGAACAGCTACCGCAACTGCCTCGCACTACTAGACTACGCTGGTCTTGGCGGCAGCTACCTGCATTCAAATGGTACGCCGCTCGGCGAATTCGACCCGGCTTACGCGAGGCTTCGCGCACTTATTGACAGATGCGGGCTCGCATTTCACTATGTCGGCGCTACCGGACACGCCATCCCCGAGCACCTGCAGTACGTGGCGGATACCTTAGCGCCCAAGGTGCTGGTGCCTTTGCACAGCTTCTGTCCAGAGAGGCTTACGGCTGCCAAAGGGCAGCGCATACTGCCTGAGCGCGGCACAGCTTATCGCCTAGACGAAGGGTTGTTACACGTTGTGCCGCTGGCTTAACGCAAAGTTAACGTATTTTTTACGTTTTTTTGCCGCGGACAAGCTATAATATTGGTGTCGATGTGAGTCTGTAACCCCGGATTCACGTACATAGCACTATATTTATTAGGGAGGAAATGCTTTGCGAAAAATCATCATCCTTGTGGCGCTGGTCGCTCTCCTGTTACCCCTTGCGGAACTAGGTGAGGTATCTGCGCAAGCACATCCCATCAGAATCACCCTTAACGGCAGGCAGCTAGCAACCGATGTTGCCCCGATTATTCGCAACGGGCGCACGCTCGTACCCTTCCGCGCGATTTTTGAAGCGCTCGGAGCTAGAGTCACCTGGGACGAAGCAACTAACACTGTGGCCGGTTACAGGGGTCGTCAAGCCATTATTCTGGAGCTAGGCAGCACTACCGCCTGGGTAAACGGCCCTGCGGTAAGGCTCGACGTCGCTCCACAGGCAGTGAACGGGCGTACAATGGTACCGCTGCGTTTTGTTGCCGAGCGTTTGGGCGCACAGGTAGAATGGGTTGACGCTACTCGCACCGTGGCAATTAATGCTACCTTGCCGGTATTGCCACAGGTAGGCGGGACGATTACGCATGGCCGTATTGCCGATGCCACCATCCTAAATCCCATCCTTGCTAACGACGTAGACTCCAATTTCACCTTAGCCCGCACTAACGTCGGCGTAATTCGTCGCGATGAGAACGGTGAGTTAATCAACGCACTTGCCGACAGATGGCAATGGAACGCGCAGACGCGCACCTGGCGTTTTTGGCTTCGTCCAGGTCTGGTTTGGCACGACGGGCGCCCACTGACCGCTAGAGATGTGAAGTTCACAATCGATGCCATCTTGCACCCCGATTATACCGGGCGCCGCCGGGGGGACTTTGTTTCGGTATCTAATGTTACCGTGGTCAGCGACCACATCGTCGACATCACTCTCTCTACGGAAGATGCCACCTTCCTTGGCCGGATGACCATGGGCCTTATTCCGCAGCACGTGTTTGAAGGCACGGCTATTCGTGACATGGCTGCGCACAGCTATAGCCAAAATCCTATCGGTGCCGGACCCTACAGGTTTGTACGCTGGGTTCGCGGTCAGTTTATTGAGCTTGCTCGCAACCCGAACTGGCACCTAGACGGGCCCTTTATTGAGCGTGTTGTGATTAGGGCCTACCCCGACTCTAACGTGCTGCATGCCGCTTGGGAAGCAGGCGACATCGATTGGGGCGCAGCCGTACCTAGCGACATTATCCCCGCAGTTCTCAATCGCATGCGCGACCGGGCTAGATTCTTTGAAATCCCGGCTATCTTTGGTTACGATTACGTGGGGCTTAATCTCACCAATCCAATGCTCGCTGATATTCGTGTGCGCCAGGCCCTCATGTACGGCATTGACCGCCCGGCCATTGTGAGGACTGTCTTTGACGGCCGCGCCAATGTGGTGCACGGGCACTTGGTTCCCTCGCACTGGGCACATAACCCCAATCTCTACACCTATCCGCATAATCGCTTAAAGGCAATCGACCTCTTGCGCCAGGCCGGCTTTACCACCGTAGGTCGCGACGGCATACGTACTAACGCCGCCGGACAACGCCTGTCCTTCCGCTTTCTTATCCGCACAGGTATCCCCGAGCGCCATGACACACTGGCGATGTTACAGAGCTACTGGCGTCTCATTGGGATTGAGATTATCCCCGAAGTTCTAGAATGGTCAGTTCTCGTGGAAAGGCTTAACACCGTAAACTTCGACATGAACATCATGGGCTGGAGCTTTGCCGAAGACCCCGATTCGTTCACAATCTTCCACTCGAGTCAAGGAAGAGATCCGGCCACGGGCCGCAATGTTGGCATGAACAATATGCAGCTTAATGATGCCGAAGTCGACCGCCTGATTATGCTTGGCCGAACCACCATAGACGAAACTGCGCGCCGAGCGATTTACCAGCAGCTCGAGGTGCGTTTGAATGAAGTGCTGCCATACGTGTTCCTACACTCCCGCAATGGGATTGTCGGCGTCCACAACCGCATTCAAGGAGGCGTCGTCGGTTCTCGCGGCCTAACCTTCCCCGAAACTTTATTTATTGCTCCCGGTAGATAAGCCTATCAGATGCAGACAAAGGGCTGTCCCCGCTAGGCGAGGACAGCCCTTTCGTTCGACAACTAGACAACTATGCCTAGGAAGTATGCGGCGACCGCAAAGTAAATCAGGAGTCCGACCACGTCGACCATCGTCGTAATAAATGGACTAGAGAGGATGGAGGGGTCAATCTTGATTCGCCTAAGCACTAGAGGGAGCAACGCTCCGGTAAGTACAGCCAGCAAAATTACCAGGAGTAAAGACAAGGACACGGTCATGGCCAGGGTAACGGATTCGCCCATCATCAGCGCGCGGCCGTAACCGATTAGACCGATAGTAGTACCGAGCATCAGACCCATGGCAAGTTCGGTGGTGGCGATTTTCAGCCAGTGGCGGTAGTCAATCTCACCGATGGCCATGCCGCGTATGACTAGCGTGGCGGCTTGCGTCCCCGCATTGCCTCCGGCCGCAATCAACATCGGGATGAAAAAGTTTAGGCCCATCATAGTCTCGAGGACAACCTCATAGCGCTGCATAATGGCGCTAGTGACCGCTAGGAGAAGTGCTAGAGCTACTAACCATTTGACGCGCTTTGTGTACATAGATAGAATGGGGACGCTCAAGTAGGGTTCTTCTAACGGTTGGCTACCACCTAGCATGGAGATATCTTCAGTGGCCTCTTCGCTAAGGACATCGAGCACGTCGTCAATCGTGACGAGGCCGAGAATGTTGCAGTGTTGGTCAACTACGGGTAAGGCCAGGAAGTCGTACTTACTGAGTAACCGCGCAACTTCCTCCTGGTCGGTGGCAGGGGACACCGTAATCACGTTGTCTTCCATTATTTCCTTAAGCGTCGCCTGAGGAGGGGCGAGGATAAGCTCGCGCAGGCTAACCACACCTACGAGCGTGTGCTGCAGTGTCACATAGACATAGTAGACGCTTTCACTGCTTGAAGCGTTTTCGCGGATTGCGGCAATGGCATCGTCTACGGTGCGGTCCTGTTCGAGCGCAAGATACTCTTTGATCATCAAGCCGCCAGCGCTACTCTCCGGGTAGACGAGCAGCTCGCGAATCTCCTGTGCATCCTTATGCGGCATGAGGCTCAGGACGGCCTTGGCCTGCTCAGGGTGGAGCTCGCCCACGAAGTCGGCGATGTCGTCCGAATACATCTCGCCAAGTATCTGTTTGGCTCTGGATGTCCCCAAGGCGTTGAGCAGAGGTTTCTGGTCGCGCGGTTCAAGGTGCTCAAACACCCGCGCACCCAAATCCGACGATAGGCGGGCGAAAACAGCGATGCGGTCGTCCTGTTCTAGAAGTAAAATAATCTCCGCTATATCCGCCGGCAGGAGGTCGGCAAGCAAAGTGTCTAGTTCAGGCGAGGCAATTAGCGCCTTAATCTCTGTGAGTGTGATGTGTTGTTGCCATGTCAAAATAAACCCTCCTTAGTCAGTTTCGGAGGGTCCAGTACCGCTAGCGGCGGTTAGTGGACCCCAAATGTTACGCAGGCCTTCAGGCCAACTACCGTCTCCGTCCACCGAACCACCACCTTTCGCTAACCCAGTATAGCACCATCATGCGGAGTCGGCTAGACAAGTGACAAGCCGTGTGATAAAAATATGTATACGACAGGAGGATTTATCTGTGCACATACTTGTCACTAACGACGACGGCATTCTTGCCCCCGGTATTCGCGCTCTGTCAGCCGCGCTTTCCCGCCTAGGTGATGTTACTATCGTCGCGCCGGATCGTGAACGCAGCGCCACCGGCCACGCCATTACTGTTCACTCTCCGCTGCGCGTCAAGCATATTACAGGTCTCCCCGCTACGGCCGCCTATGCCGTCAATGGGACGCCCGCCGACTGCGTAAAACTAGCACTTGAAGGCCTTAAGATTGAGAAGCCTGACTTAGTGGTGTCTGGCGTTAATCGCGGCCCCAATCTAGGTACCGATGTATTGTATTCGGGTACGGTCTCAGCGGCGATTGAGGCCGCGCTGCTTGGGTTACCTGCCATTGCTGTCTCCCTGGCTGATTTCCGCGAGACTGACTACGAAGACGCGGCCGACTTTGCTGCGCAAATAGCCGCGCGTTGGCAGCATAGGCGTCTCCCGCCTGACACTTTGCTCAACGTGAATTGGCCGCGTGAGCGAGCACGCGGCGTAAAGATTACTTTTCTTGGCCAGAGAAGGTACGAAAACATCTTCGATTTGCGCACCGACCCTTGGGGACGCGAGTATTATTGGCTAGGCGGAGCCGCCATCAACGACGAGACCCCGGAAAGTGACGTGTGGGCCGTCGAAAACGGTTATGCGTCTGTAACACCCATACACTTTGACCTGACAAACTATCGCCTAATCTCCGAAGTGGAGAGCTGGAAAATAGGCCTTGAGTAATGAGGAACGAGCCCGTGGCATAACGCCACGGGCTGTTGACTTTTTGCGGGGGTTATTTGCCACGCTTCACATGTCGGTGGTGCGGTGGTCGCTGTTGCTTAACTGCGTTGCGCCTGCAGTCGGTGCAGTCGCTCTGTTCGATTACCCCTAGCTCCTCGGCCACTTCAAACTTGAACTTCTCAACTGCGTCCTTGGTATGGGAGTCCTTGCCCTTCACGTCTGTCACCTCGATTCGCTTTAGTGTGTGTAGTGACGCGCGCGATAATACTTTCGTGAGCAGGAAGTTTGACCTAGGTGTCGAATAGAGACGGGGGACGCAGTGACGCACAAGAAGGAGGGGGCATTCTGGACACCAAGGAATTTCTCAAACGGATGGTTGAAGCAACGGGAGTTTCAGGCTATGAAGACTCGGTGGGGAATATCATCCGCGAAGTCTTAGGTACAGCGGCAGACGAGGTTACAGGCGACACTCTCGGTAACGTCATAGCCCTAAAGCGAGGAGAGGGCGAGAACCGACCAAAAGTTATGCTGGCTTCACACATGGACGAGATTGGGCTGATGGTCACCAAAATTGAGGAAAAGGGCTTCTTGCGTTTCACCTCCATTGGCGGTGTAGATCAGCGCACGTTGGTGGCACAAGAAGTACGGGTGCACGGCCGGCGAGATTTAATCGGCATTATCGGCATGAAGCCGCCTCACCTCCTGACCCCTGAGGAAGGCAATGCCGCGATTAAGATGCAGGATATGGTGATAGACCTTGGCCTCACGGAACCGGAGGTCAAGGAGGCGATTGCGGTTGGCGACTTAGTCACGATTAACCGCAATTTTATCTCGCTCAGCGGCGATTTCGCAGCCGCGAAAGCAATGGATGACCGCGCGGCTGTGGCAGCTATGCACTATTGTCTGCTTGAGCTTAAGCGCATGCGCCACACCGCCGATGTCTACGCTGTCGCTACCGTACAGGAGGAGGTAGGCGCAAGGGGAGCCCTAGTGAGCTCTTACCACATTATGCCAGACATCGGGATAGCCATAGACGTTTGCCATGGCGAGATGCCCGGCGTACCGGAACAAGACACTGCCCCGCTAGGCAAGGGGCCGAATCTGGCCCTAGGCGCTAACATTCACCCGAAGCTATTTGAGAGACTGTCTGAGCTCGCGCGGGAGCACAACATTCCTTTTACACTTGACCCTGTCCCGGGTCCTACGGGCACGGACGCGTGGGTAATGCAGGTGACACGCTCCGGCATTCCCACCGCACTGGTGTCGCTGCCGCTTAGATATATGCATACGTCAGTGGAAACGTTGTCAATTGGGGATATAAAGCTCGTCGGCCGTTTACTGGCCCTCTTTGTGGCTAGCGTCGACCGGGAGTTCGTGGAGGGGCTACTATGTTATTAAAGAGGCTGTCTGAAGCTTTCGGCCCCTCGGGCTCTGAGGGGGAAGTGCGCGACATACTAGTTAAGGAACTAGCGAACGTTGTGCCGAGCTGGCAACGCGACGCGCTAGGCAACCTCATTGCGCTTAAGCCCGGTGCGCGTGGGCCAAAGGTGATGCTAGCCGCACATATGGACGAGTGCGGCCTGATGATTAGTTCTATAGACAAATCCGGCTTGTTGCGGTTTCGTAAAGTAGGCGGCCTGGACGACCGTGTCTTAGTTTCCAAGCACGTTGTCGTCGGCAGCAAGCGCGTTGCGGGCGTAATCGGCGCTAAGGCCATTCATCTACAGAAACCCGAGGAGCGCAATCAGGTAATTCCGCTAAGCGGACTCTATATTGATATCGGAGCCAAGAGCAAAGAAGAGGCTGAGAAGCTGGTCAAACTAGGCGACTATGCCGTCTTTGCGACGGAGTTCGGCCACCTCAGTGATACGGTTGTGAAGGGCAAATCTTTTGACGACCGCGCGGGCTGTGCCGTGTTAGCTGAAGTCCTGAGTGAGGATTACGCCTTTACGCTCTACGGTGCCTTTACGGTGCAGGAGGAGATAGGGCTCCGCGGCGCGGGGGTAGCCGCTTACGCGCTAGAGCCGGATATGGCGATAGTGCTCGAAGGTACAACCTGCAATGACTTGCCTGGCAGTGAAGAGCATGGCTATTGCACCAGCCTCGGGGGAGGCCCCGCCATTACGGTTATGGATGCTTCGGTAGTTTGCGATAGACGCATGATTGCGGAGCTCGAGCGACTAGCGCGAGAAAACGACATCCCCGTGCAGTTTAAGCGCTCCATTACCGGTGGCAGCGACGCGGGACGCATTAACCAAACTAAAGCTGGTATCCCTGTTGTAGTTGTCTCCGTGCCCTGTAGGTATATTCATTCGCCTGTGTCTATGCTGAGTCTTAAAGACTTCGAGGCGACCATAAAGCTAGTCAAGCTGTTTCTCAGGAGTATCGAAGGAGGTTTTCTGCTATGAAGGATCTTATTAAGCAGGTCGTAGAGTGCTACGGACCGGCGGGTAACGAAAAAGCCATCCGGGAACTTATCACGGGCATTGTTGCCCCATATGTTGACGAAATCCGCGTGGACAACTTAGGCAACCTTATTGCCTTGAAAAAAGGCGGTGAAAAGAAGCTGATGTTTGCCGCGCATATGGACGAAATCGGGGTAATGGTCACCCATGTGGACAAGCATGGCTTCTTGCGCTTTTATCCCGTCGGCGGTGTTTCCCCGCTGACGATGCTTGGCAACCGCATAGTGTTTGAGAACGGCACGATTGGCGTCATAGGCTGCGAGAAACTAGAAGCGCAGAAAGACCTGACGCTTAACAAAATGTTTGTAGATATCGGGGCAAGCACCAAAGAAGAGGCGGAGGCCAAAGTGCGCATCGGCGACTTAGGCGCAGTATCGCGTGAGTTTGTGGACTTAGGGCCGCGTCTAGTGTCTAAAGCGATGGACGCGCGCATCGCCTGTGCTATCTTAATTGAAGCGCTCAGGACAGTAGCTAATCCGGCGCACGACATTTACGCTGTCTTCACGACGCAGGAGGAGCTAGGACTCAGAGGCGCAAGAGTTGCCGCTTACAGCATTGCTCCCGATGTCGGTATCGCTTTGGATGTAACTCGCACAGGCGACACGCCGACATCCATCACTATGGACGTGTCGCTTGGCAAAGGTCCGGCGGTGAAAATTCGCGATTCTAGTGTGCTTTGTACGCCTGCGGTTAGGCGGTATATGGAACAAGTGGCCAAGGACAACGATATACCGTTCCAGCTCGAGGTACTGGAGGCAGGCGGAACCGACGCCGGCGCTATCCAACTCACGCAAGGCGGCATTCCGGCCGGAGTGATGTCTATTCCTTGCCGCTATGTGCATACCGCCAGCGAAATGGTTGATTACAGAGACGTCGAAAACGGTGTAAGGCTAGTTAAGGCCTTGATGGAAACGAAGTACACGGGGTAACACTTGTACTCTCTCCTGCATAGCATGAGGGCATGGGAGAGTGGTTACCATGTGGGATGACCCACGGCGCGTCTTAGGTGTGGAGCCCACGGCTTCGCCGGCTGAGGTCAGGCGAGCGTATCGGCTGTTAGTGAGGCAACACCATCCGGATGCCGGAGGCAGCGCGGAGCAGTTCAAGCAGATTCATGCAGCATACATTAGACTTATCTCCGCCACCAACCCGCCCGCCGCTACGGGAACGGAAAGCGGCAGTCTGCGCGTTGTCTATGGCACCCGGTCGTATACCCCGGGCTACCTAGTGTGGCGCAGGCTGCTCCGGCCAAAAATCATCTGGACGCGCGGGCGAATACGCCTAGCTGTGCCTCTGGTGTTGGCGGCGGCGTTGCCCGCCATTGGGTGGAGTATCAACCCTACGGCAACCGTGCTGTGTGGCGCGGGGTTCGTAGTCTCAGGACAGATTCGGTTAAGTGGCTTCTAGCATAATGCCTCCTAGGTCAAGGAGGCATTTTTTGCGCCACAAGAGGAAGATTGCCGGCGGATAAAGAATAACTCTAGATGGTTCGTATTATGCTGTAGATGTCGGTGAGAGGGGTGCACCATGGAGTTAAGAGAAGAAGAAAGAAGAGCGGTCGCGGGCGCACGTATTGCTCTGCCCAAGGTAGTAGCACTGTGCCTAGTGTTTCTCGTAGTAGGGCTGTTTTTGGGAGCCACCAGCCAATTTATCATGGGGCCGGTAGGGGCGACTATTTTGTCACGCCTCGGCTTACCTGTTGACCCCAACGTCGCGCGCCTTTTGGCTGTGCAGAACTTGGTCTTGGACACGCACCTTAACCCTAGATTAGACCCGAACGAGATGATGGAGAACGCGGTACGCGGACTGCTCAGCCGCGTAGATGGCGGGCTGACGCGTTACGAAAACCCCGAAGAAGCAAGGCGAACCGCCGAACGTGCCACAGGTGAGTTTACCGGCATCGGCGTTACGGTTCGCATGGTGGAAGAGCAGGTGCAAATAGAGTCTGTATTTCGCGGCACACCTGCGCAAGGCGCGGGGCTCCTGCCGCGCGACATTATCGTCTCAGTCGACGACCAGACATTAAGAGGCTTAACTCTGCATGAGGTGACAGACCGCATTAAAGGACCTGCCGGCACAAACGTTACGCTGACGATTTTTCGGCCAGCGCTTGGGCGAACTATGGACGTCACGATAACGCGCGCGCGGATTGTGGTCCCGGTAGTTTCTTATGAGGTAGTGGAACCGGGGATTGCACACGTAATTCTTACGCAGTTTACCACTACAGCTACGGAACAGATGCGGACGACCCTAACCGCCCTCGAACAGCAGGGGATAAAGCACTTGTTGCTGGACTTGCGGTTTAATCCGGGTGGATTTACGCATGTTGCCGAAGACATCGCCAGTTTCTTTCTCGGTCCGGATTATGTAGTGTATCAGACAATTGACCGCGAGGGCGTCGTGCGGCAAACAAAAACCCGTGGCGAACGCATCTACACGGGCCGCATCACTGTGCTTATTAACCAAGGCAGTGCCTCTGCTTCGGAGCTCTTGACCGGAGCGCTGCGCGATCACCTGCATACGCCTGTGCTAGGCGTCACCAGCTTTGGCAAGGGTACGATTCAACAAGGATATCCTTTGGGGGATGGCTCGCGAGTATGGGTAACGGTGCAGGGCTACAAAACTCCTGCCGGTACAGTCATCGACGGCAAAGGAATTACCGCAGACGTGGTTATAGAACAGCCCGACCCGGCCGCCCCGGAGGATGTGCAGTTAGCGCGCGCGCTACAGCACATTCGAGATAATCTCTTACGCTGATGCGCGGGAAAGGACGGTCATAAATGCCAAGTCTCGAATTCCTGATTATCGCAGTCGCCGCTTACCTGCTGGGCGCATTCCCTACTGCCTTGGTCGTCGGCAAATTCCGCAACATTGACATCACCAAACACGGTAGCGGCAATATCGGCGGTACTAACGCCATGCGCGTCATGGGGGCAGGGCCGGGGCTAGCGGTAATGGCCATAGATATACTCAAAGCGGCCTTACCGACCTATGTAGCCGCGCATGTTATCCCTCTTGAGACATGGCAGGTCATGACGGTTGCTCTCGCGACCGTCATCGGACACAACTGGTCCGTGTACATTGGGTTTAGGGGAGGGAAGGGCATAGCTTGCACGATTGGCGCATGCGCTGTGCTGTTTCCGGCCGTGTTGCTGACGGGTTTTGCTGTGTTTGCCCTGACCATAGCCATCACCAAGTACGTGTCCCTTGGCTCCATCCTGATGATGACGGCTTTGCCCATTCTCCTGTGGTTGTGGAACTACGGCCTAGAGTATATTTTGTTTGCGCTTTTGATACTGGTCATAGGCACGTACCGCCATCGCTCGAACATCAAACGGCTCGTTACAGGAACGGAGAGCAAGATTTGGGGCAAAAAAAACAGAGGGGGTTAACATCCCCTCTTTACTGCAGTTGCGACAACTCCGGCTGGCCGAAGATGATCAATTCACCCTCGTTTACGACCGTACAGGGAATACCTACACGGCCTTCTTTTCGTACGTCGGCAAACTCAGCGCGATGGTCGCGGTACTTAAGAAACGCTTTCAAATTAGCCATGCCGGCCGTAATATCTACGTATTGGAATGGTATGTTGTGATGTGAAAGAAACTCTTTCACGGGAGCACAGCCGGGTCAATGCTGACTGCCAAAGAGAACGATATTTTTCATGTCTAACCTCCCTACAGCGTGTGTGCGCAAAACGCCTTCCCATGGAA is a window of Selenomonadales bacterium DNA encoding:
- a CDS encoding J domain-containing protein, producing MWDDPRRVLGVEPTASPAEVRRAYRLLVRQHHPDAGGSAEQFKQIHAAYIRLISATNPPAATGTESGSLRVVYGTRSYTPGYLVWRRLLRPKIIWTRGRIRLAVPLVLAAALPAIGWSINPTATVLCGAGFVVSGQIRLSGF
- a CDS encoding PDZ domain-containing protein — encoded protein: MELREEERRAVAGARIALPKVVALCLVFLVVGLFLGATSQFIMGPVGATILSRLGLPVDPNVARLLAVQNLVLDTHLNPRLDPNEMMENAVRGLLSRVDGGLTRYENPEEARRTAERATGEFTGIGVTVRMVEEQVQIESVFRGTPAQGAGLLPRDIIVSVDDQTLRGLTLHEVTDRIKGPAGTNVTLTIFRPALGRTMDVTITRARIVVPVVSYEVVEPGIAHVILTQFTTTATEQMRTTLTALEQQGIKHLLLDLRFNPGGFTHVAEDIASFFLGPDYVVYQTIDREGVVRQTKTRGERIYTGRITVLINQGSASASELLTGALRDHLHTPVLGVTSFGKGTIQQGYPLGDGSRVWVTVQGYKTPAGTVIDGKGITADVVIEQPDPAAPEDVQLARALQHIRDNLLR
- the plsY gene encoding glycerol-3-phosphate 1-O-acyltransferase PlsY; this encodes MPSLEFLIIAVAAYLLGAFPTALVVGKFRNIDITKHGSGNIGGTNAMRVMGAGPGLAVMAIDILKAALPTYVAAHVIPLETWQVMTVALATVIGHNWSVYIGFRGGKGIACTIGACAVLFPAVLLTGFAVFALTIAITKYVSLGSILMMTALPILLWLWNYGLEYILFALLILVIGTYRHRSNIKRLVTGTESKIWGKKNRGG